A stretch of DNA from Frankiaceae bacterium:
CGGTCGGCCTCGCCGCCAGCAGCCCGCTCCGGCTCGACCTCGTCGACCACGGTCCGCACGGGCTGATCGGCGGCACCAGCGGGTCGGGCAAGAGCGAGCTGCTGCAGTCGCTCGTCGCCGGCCTGGTGGCGAGCCACTCGCCGGACGAGCTGACGCTGCTGTTCATCGACTTCAAGGGCGGGTCCGCGAGTGAGGTGTTCAAGGACCTGCCGCACGTCGTCGGCCGCGTGACGGACCTCGACGAGGCGCTCGCGCTGCGCGCGCAGACGTCGATCCGCGCGGAGCTGCGGCACCGCGTCAGCGGGTTCGCCGGCAAGGCGAAGGACCTGCGCGAGATGCGCGAGAAGTTCCCCGATGAGGCGCCGCCCTCGCTCGTCATCGTGGTCGACGAGTTCGCGACGCTGGTCAAGGAGCTGCCGGACTTCGTCGCGGGCCTCGTCGACATCGCGCAACGCGGCCGCAGCTACGGCGTGCACCTGATCCTCGCCACGCAGCGCCCGTCCGCGGCCGTCGACGAGAACATCCTCGCCAACACCAACCTGCGGATCTCCCTCCGCATGCTCGACAGCGCGGAGTCGGTCAGCGTCATCTCCTCGCCGGAGGCCGCCGAGATCCCGGTGCCCCTGAAGGGCCGTGCGCTCGCCCGGATGGGCCCCGGTCAGCTCGTGGAGTTCCAGTCGGCGTACTCCGGCGCGCCCCTCGTGCTGGGCGGCGGGCCACCGCCGATCGAGGTCGCGTCGTTCGACGGGCTGCCCGGAGCCGCGCCGGCGCGCGCGACCGTCGCGACGAGCGGCCGTACGCAGCTCGACCGGCTCATCGAGGCCGTCGAGGGGACGCAGCGGCCGCGCGCCGCGCAGATCTGGAACGACCTCCTGCCGTCGTTCCAGCCGCTGTCCGACGTCCGCGCCGAGCGGGGCCGCAGGGGCGACGCGCTCGTACCCGGTCGCACGATCGCGATCGGCAAGCTCGACGACCCGGCCGGCCGCTCGCAGCACCCTGCCGTCGTCGACCTCGAGAGCACGGGCGGGCTGCTGGTGTTCGGCAGCGGCGGGTCCGGCAAGACGACCCTCCTCCGTACGGTGGCGGTCAGCGCGGCGCTGGACGACTCCGCTCTCGGCGGCGGGCACCTCGCGGTGTTCGCCATCGACTTCGCGTCGGGGGAGCTGCGCGGCCTCGCGTCGCTGCCGCAGTGCGCGGAGGTCGCGACCTCCGCCGACCTCGAGGCGACGACGCGGATCCTGGCCCTGCTCGACGCGGAGATCGAACGGCGGAAGGGCGTCGCGGCGCACGGCGCGGGCGACGCCGCGGAACGCCACGAGCGCGTGCTGCTCCTGGTCGACGGCTACGCCAGCCTCGTCGAGGCTCTCGTCGCCTCGCCCGGCGGGCAGGAGCAGAGCACCGACCAGTGGCTCGCGGTGTTCCACCGGATCGTCCTCGAAGGGCGTCAGGTCGGCGTCCACGCCGTCATGGCGGCCGACCGCGCGGCGTCCGTCAGGAACAGCGTGCTCGCCGCCGTGACGAGCCGCCTGGTCCTGCGGCAGGCCGACGACAACGAGGCGCGCGAGCTCGGGGCGCCGTCCACGCGTTCGCTCCGCCCGGGAGGCGGCTACCTCGCCGGCCTGCGCATCCAGGTCGCGACGATCGCGGCGAAGGAGGGCGAGAGCGACGCGATGGCGCTGTCCGCGATGGCGCCGACGATCAACGGCTCCGTCCCCGCGAGGCTCACGACCCGCAAGCTCCCGTCCGACCTGGGTCTGGTCACCCGCACGGCCACCGGGCTCCGGGGTGTCCTCGGCATCGCGGACCTGACGGATGCCGCCGTCGAGTTCGACCTGACGTACTCGCACCTGTTCGTCTACGGCGCTCCCAGGTCGGGACGGTCGACGGCACTGCTCACGATCGGGCACCAGCTCGTCGCCGCGGGGGTCGACGTCTTCGCCACGGGGCCCGACGACTCCCTGCTGACGCATCTGACCGGGGCCACGACCGGGTGGGGTGTCGACGGCGCGGTCGACGTGCTCGGCAAGCTGGACGGGTCGCTCGCGCACCCGAAGGCCGTGAGCCCCCGCGTCCTGCTGTTCGACGACGTGGACCTCATGGACGACAGCCGGCTCTACCCGTTCTTCGACCCGCTGCTGGCGCACCGCGCCGTACGCATCGTCGCGTCCGTCGCGGGCGTGACGAACCTGTTCATGAACAAGCTCGTACAGGAGCTGCCGAAGAAGTCGCGGCAGATCCTCTTCCTGCAGCCGGGCAGCGCGCGCGAGGTGTCCGACCTGGTCGGCGTCCGGCTCCCGCTGCTGCGCCTGGGCCTCGAGATGCCCCGGGGGCGCGGCATGTTCGTGGCCAACCGCGTGCCGGTCGTCGCGCAGGTCTGCGACCCGCTGTACGACGCGGGAGAGGCCGGCGATGGTCTCCGGTAACCGGCAGCGCGTGCGCTTCGACTTCGAGGGCAGTCTCGCGCTGGCCCGAAGGCTCTGGGCGCTGGCCGACGAGCT
This window harbors:
- a CDS encoding FtsK/SpoIIIE domain-containing protein, translating into MELLLRVEPRADGATPRAVAVTLEPSHTVAALADALAAFCGLTERGLSLVRAATGERLPADATVAGAGLLSGEALVLGGEGRTVAQAATEPRGVRLAVVGGRSAGYARVLSPGTYTLGRNERDDPGHVTVADDTVGTDQLTLRISNDLSVFVTEKPDAVNKATVNGRTVRGPFSVGPDDIVRMGAASIALKPVGPTVRRQQDMLGQVPFHRTPRRPRQPVERTFAALGDVPTTPERSRFSYLTALLPLGGGIVLALAMREPRLLVFTLLAPLAAIANYVEHKRERGRKHDAAVERFRGRLAARADEIRAALDDERSRRLDSAPDVADLRLRAEQRSKDLWHRGRDLVEFLDLRIGVGTVTPLLRIEPERGGDDALRDEVDAVNAKAVALYDVPVGLPFAELGVVGVHGESSVVAGLAGALLVQAVCLHSPEDLVVAAAVGDESRISDWLKWTPHTRSTGSPIAGPHVVRDKAGADLLLRAVLDVAEFRAGSGGHGVDRRWPWILLTLDRALEPDAALVAQVLDHSPAAGISVLWVSDSPDRIPPQARAVVACAPARTGELSRVWFTDPDQAERTFDAEGVGADVPDAVARALAPLRDASASSTTTAIPRVVPLFTALGVDDVTTAWIEQEWAKDRGYVLESTVGLAASSPLRLDLVDHGPHGLIGGTSGSGKSELLQSLVAGLVASHSPDELTLLFIDFKGGSASEVFKDLPHVVGRVTDLDEALALRAQTSIRAELRHRVSGFAGKAKDLREMREKFPDEAPPSLVIVVDEFATLVKELPDFVAGLVDIAQRGRSYGVHLILATQRPSAAVDENILANTNLRISLRMLDSAESVSVISSPEAAEIPVPLKGRALARMGPGQLVEFQSAYSGAPLVLGGGPPPIEVASFDGLPGAAPARATVATSGRTQLDRLIEAVEGTQRPRAAQIWNDLLPSFQPLSDVRAERGRRGDALVPGRTIAIGKLDDPAGRSQHPAVVDLESTGGLLVFGSGGSGKTTLLRTVAVSAALDDSALGGGHLAVFAIDFASGELRGLASLPQCAEVATSADLEATTRILALLDAEIERRKGVAAHGAGDAAERHERVLLLVDGYASLVEALVASPGGQEQSTDQWLAVFHRIVLEGRQVGVHAVMAADRAASVRNSVLAAVTSRLVLRQADDNEARELGAPSTRSLRPGGGYLAGLRIQVATIAAKEGESDAMALSAMAPTINGSVPARLTTRKLPSDLGLVTRTATGLRGVLGIADLTDAAVEFDLTYSHLFVYGAPRSGRSTALLTIGHQLVAAGVDVFATGPDDSLLTHLTGATTGWGVDGAVDVLGKLDGSLAHPKAVSPRVLLFDDVDLMDDSRLYPFFDPLLAHRAVRIVASVAGVTNLFMNKLVQELPKKSRQILFLQPGSAREVSDLVGVRLPLLRLGLEMPRGRGMFVANRVPVVAQVCDPLYDAGEAGDGLR